The following proteins are encoded in a genomic region of Anguilla anguilla isolate fAngAng1 chromosome 15, fAngAng1.pri, whole genome shotgun sequence:
- the LOC118214580 gene encoding succinate--CoA ligase [ADP-forming] subunit beta, mitochondrial: MFFSKVGSEWNMATSLIYGRLSAGLRNSGCRTALSNASKVLGGTSGLFGNHGAQQLPLQQQQRNLSLHEYLSIGLLKEAGISVPAGMVASTPEEAYSVAKQIGSKDLVVKAQVLAGGRGKGTFEGGLKGGVKIVYSPEEARDISSQMIGQKLYTKQTGEKGRICNQVFICERRYPRREYYFAITMERSYQGPVLIGSSQGGVNIEDVAAENPDAIVKEPIDIVEGIKMEQAVKVAEKMGFPPALINEAAENMIKLYNLFIKYDASMVEINPMVEDSSGIVMCMDAKINFDSNAAYRQKKVFDMQDWTQEDIRDRQAAKADLNYIGLDGTIGCLVNGAGLAMATMDIIKLHGGTPANFLDVGGGATAHQVTEAFKLITSDKKVQAILVNIFGGIMRCDVIAQGIIMAVTDLELRIPIVVRLQGTRVDDAKALIAASPLKILACDDLDEAAKMVVKLSEIVSLAKEAQVDVKFQLPI; this comes from the exons atgtttttttctaaagtGGGATCGGAGTGGAACATGGCGACGTCCCTGATCTACGGCCGGTTGTCGGCTGGACTGAGGAATTCCGGGTGTAGGACGGCCCTCAGTAATGCATCTAAG GTACTGGGAGGGACGTCCGGCCTGTTTGGGAACCATGGGGCGCAGCAGTTGCCCCTGCAGCAACAGCAGAGGAACCTCTCCTTGCACGAATACCTGAGCATCGGCCTGCTGAAGGAGGCGGGCATCTCCGTGCCCGCGGGCATGGTGGCTAGCACGCCCGAGGAGGCCTATTCCGTCGCCAAGCAGATTG GCTCTAAGGACCTGGTGGTGAAGGCTCAGGTGCTGGCAGGAGGCAGGGGGAAGGGAACCTTTGAGGGAGGCCTGAAGGGAGGAGTCAAGATTGTCTACTC ACCAGAGGAGGCCCGGGATATTTCCTCTCAGATGATTGGCCAGAAGCTGTACACAAAGCAGACGGGAGAGAAGGGCCGCATCTGCAACCAGGTGTTCATCTGCGAGCGCAGGTACCCCCGCAGGGAGTACTACTTTGCCATCACCATGGAGAGGTCCTATCAG GGCCCAGTGTTGATCGGCAGCTCGCAGGGAGGCGTGAACATTGAGGACGTCGCAGCGGAGAACCCTGACGCCATTGTAAAGGAGCCCATCGACATTGTGGAGGGCATCAAAATGGAGCAGGCCGTCAAG gTGGCAGAGAAAATGGGTTTCCCCCCCGCTTTGATCAACGAGGCAGCTGAGAACATGATCAAGCTCTACAACCTCTTCATCAAGTACGACGCCTCCATGGTGGAGATCAACCCCATGGTGGAGGATTCATCTGGCATCG TGATGTGCATGGACGCCAAGATAAACTTTGACTCCAACGCGGCGTACCGGCAGAAGAAAGTGTTCGACATGCAGGACTGGACCCAGGAGGACATTCGAGACCGGCAGGCGGCCAAAGCCGACCTCAACTACATTGGACTGGACGGAACCATCGGCTGCCTGG ttaatGGGGCAGGGTTGGCCATGGCCACAATGGACATCATCAAGCTCCACGGCGGCACTCCTGCCAACTTCCTGGACgttgggggcggagccactgCGCACCAGGTGACGGAAGCGTTCAAACTCATCACCTCCGACAAAAAG GTGCAGGCCATCCTGGTAAATATTTTCGGAGGTATTATGAGATGTGATGTCATCGCCCAAGGTATCATCATGGCTGTGACAGATCTGGAACTTAGAATCCCCATCGTTGTTAGGTTGCAAG GGACACGGGTGGACGATGCGAAGGCTCTCATTGCTGCCAGCCCCCTGAAGATCCTGGCCTGCGACGACCTGGATGAAGCGGCAAAAATG gttgtAAAGCTTTCTGAGATCGTCTCGCTAGCGAAGGAGGCCCAGGTGGACGTGAAGTTTCAGCTCCCGATCTAg